A region of Methanomicrobium sp. W14 DNA encodes the following proteins:
- a CDS encoding NAD(P)H-hydrate dehydratase, translating into MEDEDLSKFPKTGIISPERMRAVDKNAADLGVSALQLMESAGKSLAGCAGEGGPSSVLVLCGGGNNGGDGFVAARYLSKITDVHVIYPRDAGYSDESAKNLNVLDYCKVVMHPVRCRSWVLELSHLFSSADCIVDAILGTGGHGDLREPFKTMVYLANSSGAKIISADMPTPGIHADTVCAFHRPKQAGSKICDIGIPVEAEIYTGSGDLTLIPKKKSGSHKGEGGSVLVIGGGPYQGAPYLAALAALRGGADIVRVATPNLLQYPDLIVEKLEGEYISGKSTEKLIKLAETSDSVVLGNGLGDKSHNVVQEVSGYCKKAVFDADSLRLPLPFAGESIYTPHSGEFERISGVKPPAKILERADALRTFALDNGGVFLLKGKTDIVTDGDNVRFNRSGCSAMTKGGTGDVLAGLCGALLCRLGAFDSACIAAYVNGCAGEKAAEIYGDGLKALDIIDKIPGIMYSED; encoded by the coding sequence ATGGAAGACGAGGACCTGAGTAAATTCCCGAAGACCGGCATTATCAGCCCTGAAAGGATGAGGGCTGTTGACAAGAACGCAGCGGACCTGGGAGTGTCCGCACTTCAGCTTATGGAAAGCGCCGGAAAATCACTTGCGGGATGTGCCGGAGAAGGCGGACCGTCATCTGTTCTTGTACTGTGCGGCGGCGGGAACAACGGGGGAGACGGGTTTGTTGCCGCAAGGTACCTTTCGAAGATTACAGACGTCCATGTAATCTATCCGCGTGATGCGGGTTACAGCGATGAAAGTGCAAAAAATCTGAATGTCCTTGACTACTGCAAAGTGGTTATGCATCCTGTCCGCTGCCGTTCCTGGGTCCTGGAGCTGTCGCACCTGTTCAGTTCCGCCGACTGTATCGTCGACGCGATACTCGGGACGGGAGGTCACGGTGATTTAAGAGAGCCCTTTAAGACGATGGTATATCTTGCGAACTCATCGGGAGCAAAAATAATCTCGGCTGATATGCCTACACCCGGTATTCATGCCGATACCGTCTGTGCATTTCACCGCCCCAAGCAGGCAGGAAGCAAAATCTGCGATATAGGAATCCCTGTTGAAGCCGAGATTTACACCGGTTCCGGTGACCTGACTTTAATCCCTAAAAAGAAGAGCGGTTCGCACAAGGGTGAAGGAGGGAGTGTCCTTGTAATCGGCGGAGGGCCGTACCAGGGTGCGCCTTATCTTGCTGCACTTGCGGCTTTAAGGGGCGGTGCCGATATTGTGCGGGTCGCAACTCCGAACCTTCTCCAGTACCCTGACCTGATTGTCGAAAAACTCGAAGGGGAATATATCTCCGGAAAAAGTACTGAAAAACTCATAAAACTTGCGGAAACTTCGGATTCTGTTGTGCTTGGAAACGGTCTCGGAGATAAAAGCCATAATGTTGTGCAGGAGGTATCAGGATACTGCAAAAAGGCCGTTTTTGATGCCGATTCACTGCGGCTTCCGCTTCCGTTTGCGGGTGAATCCATATACACTCCGCATTCCGGTGAGTTTGAAAGAATATCGGGTGTTAAGCCGCCTGCAAAAATTTTGGAAAGAGCAGATGCCCTGAGAACATTTGCGCTTGACAATGGCGGTGTTTTTCTTCTTAAGGGTAAGACAGATATCGTAACAGACGGGGATAATGTGCGCTTCAACAGGAGCGGGTGCAGTGCGATGACAAAAGGAGGGACCGGGGATGTCCTTGCAGGTCTTTGCGGGGCATTATTGTGCCGGCTCGGTGCTTTTGACTCCGCATGTATTGCTGCGTATGTCAACGGGTGTGCAGGCGAGAAAGCGGCAGAAATTTATGGTGACGGTCTTAAGGCGTTAGACATAATTGATAAAATTCCGGGGATAATGTATAGTGAGGATTGA
- the psmA gene encoding archaeal proteasome endopeptidase complex subunit alpha gives MQPMNAQMGGYDRAITVFSPDGRLYQVEYAREAVKRGTTAVGIKCTDGVVLIVDKRVNSRLLEQSSIEKIFKIDDHIAVASSGLVGDARALVDRARVECQVNRVSYNEAIDIETLSKKLCDHMQTLTQYGGARPYGTALLIAGISDDQPRLFETDPSGTLLEYKATSIGTGRPAVMKVFEEDYKEDMKVSDAIPMGLKALHAATEGKFDVNTVEIGIVSLENAVFSRMKQEDVREYVDKFEAEYSSEKTEEKNEEE, from the coding sequence ATGCAGCCAATGAATGCTCAAATGGGTGGATATGACAGGGCTATTACTGTTTTCAGTCCTGATGGCCGTCTTTACCAGGTCGAATATGCACGAGAGGCGGTGAAAAGAGGAACGACTGCTGTAGGTATAAAATGTACTGACGGGGTTGTCCTGATAGTTGACAAGCGTGTAAATTCAAGACTTCTTGAGCAGTCTTCGATAGAGAAGATCTTCAAGATAGACGACCATATAGCAGTTGCGTCATCGGGTCTTGTAGGCGATGCACGTGCTCTTGTCGACAGGGCAAGAGTTGAATGCCAGGTAAACCGTGTGTCCTACAATGAAGCTATTGATATTGAGACTCTCTCCAAAAAGCTCTGCGACCATATGCAGACCCTGACCCAGTACGGCGGTGCAAGGCCATACGGGACCGCACTTCTGATAGCCGGGATAAGCGACGACCAGCCGCGTCTTTTTGAAACAGATCCTTCAGGGACTCTTCTTGAGTATAAGGCGACTTCAATCGGGACAGGACGTCCTGCTGTCATGAAGGTCTTTGAAGAGGATTACAAGGAGGATATGAAGGTTTCAGACGCAATCCCTATGGGACTCAAGGCGCTTCATGCCGCAACTGAAGGCAAGTTTGACGTGAATACCGTTGAAATCGGAATTGTATCTCTTGAAAATGCAGTTTTCAGCAGAATGAAACAGGAAGACGTCAGGGAATACGTCGACAAATTTGAAGCAGAATATTCTTCCGAAAAAACGGAAGAAAAGAATGAAGAAGAGTAA
- a CDS encoding TMEM175 family protein, with amino-acid sequence MFMPGQGVLGKNRIEALTDGVYAIALTLGVLTIDISEIPSPDTLDNGIYGSLSVVFPQVFYYAIAFFVLVSFWMAHHRMMDSIKYVDNIFNWMNMIVLFFVALVPFTTDFMGYYDDYALAVEVYALNLLIIGLIQTASWHYISSKKDYLKDNISCDSLLGFKLRGLVCPAASLVVIAYAWLFSPQYATLLFLLIPVFDVFVSRHIKSVCFENNA; translated from the coding sequence ATGTTTATGCCAGGCCAGGGAGTACTCGGGAAAAACAGAATTGAGGCTTTAACGGACGGAGTATATGCTATAGCTCTGACTCTTGGAGTCCTTACGATAGACATATCGGAAATTCCTTCACCTGATACCCTGGACAACGGAATCTACGGTTCGCTTTCAGTCGTGTTCCCGCAGGTCTTTTACTACGCCATAGCATTTTTTGTTCTTGTCTCGTTCTGGATGGCCCACCACAGGATGATGGATTCGATAAAATATGTGGACAATATCTTTAACTGGATGAATATGATTGTGCTGTTTTTTGTGGCACTTGTGCCCTTTACGACTGATTTTATGGGTTATTATGATGATTATGCTCTTGCAGTCGAGGTCTATGCCCTCAACCTTCTTATAATCGGACTTATCCAGACAGCTTCCTGGCATTACATCTCTTCAAAAAAAGATTATCTCAAAGACAACATTTCCTGTGATTCTCTCCTCGGCTTTAAGCTGCGTGGACTTGTATGCCCGGCGGCGTCTCTGGTTGTCATTGCGTATGCATGGCTTTTTTCACCGCAGTATGCTACATTGCTGTTTCTCCTGATACCTGTCTTTGATGTCTTTGTAAGCAGGCACATAAAATCAGTGTGTTTTGAAAACAATGCCTGA
- a CDS encoding methyltransferase domain-containing protein, which yields MIQENDRVLLSGQKREFFVRACDKEFSTDKGILNLSDLIGLNSGDLIYTHLQKPFKVIVPRPVDYFSYAKRTGAPMLPKDIGTVIAYTGMNKKDTVLDAGTGSGVAAIFFGGIAKMVVTYEKRPEFAEVCRKNIDDAGLDNVKVRAEDVLLSDGEYDIVHLDMQIEKEHVEHAHKLLKNGGYLATYTPFLEQTFNVMDAAKPVFSEVVCHELIGRELSRTERGTRPSTRVCHTGYITVCRK from the coding sequence ATGATACAGGAAAACGACAGGGTGCTTTTGTCAGGGCAGAAACGGGAGTTTTTTGTCCGTGCATGCGACAAGGAATTTTCGACCGACAAGGGGATTTTAAATCTTTCAGACCTGATAGGCCTTAATTCAGGGGACTTAATATATACGCACCTTCAAAAGCCGTTTAAGGTGATTGTTCCAAGACCGGTTGACTATTTTTCATACGCCAAAAGAACAGGGGCACCGATGTTGCCAAAAGACATCGGAACAGTCATCGCGTATACCGGGATGAACAAGAAGGACACTGTCCTTGACGCCGGGACGGGTAGCGGTGTTGCGGCGATATTTTTCGGTGGAATCGCGAAAATGGTCGTGACATACGAAAAACGCCCTGAGTTTGCGGAAGTGTGCAGGAAAAACATTGACGACGCAGGACTTGACAATGTCAAGGTAAGGGCCGAAGACGTGCTTTTATCGGACGGCGAATACGACATCGTTCACCTGGACATGCAGATCGAAAAAGAGCATGTGGAGCACGCCCATAAACTTCTTAAAAACGGCGGATATCTCGCAACCTACACGCCTTTTCTGGAACAGACTTTCAACGTCATGGACGCGGCGAAGCCGGTTTTTTCCGAGGTCGTCTGCCACGAACTCATCGGAAGAGAGCTTTCGCGCACGGAAAGGGGGACACGCCCGTCAACCCGCGTGTGCCATACCGGATACATAACTGTGTGCAGGAAATAG
- a CDS encoding Rpp14/Pop5 family protein encodes MKPLPPTLRVSKRYVLGLLVPFGTRPNGKDLYYALYDAVASLYGDKGAYEISMSVVFTDGDWFVMRCRRGQERRLETAAATVTRVGSADCKIRCTATSGTIATLKKKIPKKSAFDAMPDVRINESVYSVCRLSQEKVDLYREGIKHQDILYFTREDIEEL; translated from the coding sequence ATGAAGCCGCTTCCGCCGACTCTCAGGGTTTCGAAGAGGTATGTCCTTGGCCTGTTGGTCCCTTTCGGGACCCGTCCCAACGGAAAAGACCTTTATTATGCTTTGTATGACGCTGTTGCGTCTCTTTACGGGGATAAAGGGGCATATGAAATAAGCATGAGCGTAGTCTTTACTGATGGTGACTGGTTTGTCATGAGGTGCAGGCGGGGTCAGGAGAGAAGGCTTGAAACAGCCGCTGCAACCGTTACACGTGTTGGATCTGCAGACTGCAAAATCCGCTGTACTGCAACTTCGGGAACCATTGCAACGCTAAAAAAGAAAATTCCCAAAAAATCAGCTTTTGATGCGATGCCTGATGTAAGAATTAATGAATCTGTGTATTCTGTGTGCCGGTTATCGCAGGAAAAGGTTGATTTATATAGAGAGGGAATAAAACACCAAGATATATTGTATTTTACAAGAGAAGATATTGAGGAACTATAA
- a CDS encoding DHHA1 domain-containing protein produces the protein MSFESDIKEAAEIIKDAESVTIISHIDADGITSEAIMRQAVSRCAISLKSVFVRQLEPLTMKNVPDDDSLKIFIDLGAGQQNLLDEKKIPEKDVLIIDHHVSQDTGTPYMQVNGLKYGYEKLSAAGTGYLVAKETDDYNTDLAKLAVIGNVGDMMARENRALTGPARDIVEDGVKYGNIEVIKDDLNCYGISTRPLHLCLSYSDDPYIPGITNNQYNARKLIECDAGISLKKVNGKWRVWEDLSPEEKRSIIGRLALRLHDAGEPTERLKAEHYIFPDEIQYTPLRNASEYATMLNACGRWVKPKTGSLVCCGDRGEAYREAGDMLRHHRSVIREMMEYILDTGVTELSNLQYLHVGDRFPDTIVGIGAGMALSKLNWRLPIMIMCYLPDDPELVKISMRTNERMIAAGIDLQAALIEASEKIGGAGGGHKIAAGAYISRSAEEGFAESVNRILKEQLSEARQDNC, from the coding sequence ATGTCTTTTGAAAGCGACATAAAAGAAGCCGCAGAGATTATAAAGGATGCCGAATCGGTTACAATAATTTCCCATATTGATGCTGACGGCATAACTAGTGAGGCCATTATGCGCCAGGCGGTCTCACGGTGCGCAATAAGTCTTAAATCGGTTTTCGTAAGGCAGCTAGAACCTCTCACGATGAAGAACGTTCCCGACGACGACAGCCTGAAAATTTTTATCGACCTCGGCGCAGGACAGCAGAACCTGCTGGATGAGAAAAAAATCCCGGAAAAAGACGTCCTGATAATCGATCACCACGTATCGCAGGACACCGGTACTCCATATATGCAGGTCAACGGCCTGAAATACGGATACGAAAAACTCTCGGCCGCAGGTACAGGATATCTTGTCGCAAAAGAGACGGACGACTACAATACCGACCTTGCAAAGCTTGCGGTAATAGGAAACGTCGGGGATATGATGGCAAGGGAGAACCGAGCCCTGACAGGCCCTGCAAGGGACATTGTCGAAGACGGTGTAAAATACGGAAATATCGAGGTCATAAAAGACGACCTCAACTGCTACGGAATTTCGACGAGACCGCTTCACCTCTGCCTCTCGTACTCAGACGACCCCTACATCCCCGGAATTACAAACAACCAGTACAATGCCAGAAAACTTATAGAGTGCGACGCAGGAATAAGCCTGAAAAAGGTAAACGGAAAATGGCGTGTCTGGGAGGACTTATCGCCCGAGGAGAAGAGAAGCATTATAGGAAGACTCGCCCTGCGCCTCCATGACGCGGGGGAACCCACGGAAAGACTGAAAGCAGAGCACTACATATTCCCTGACGAAATCCAGTACACTCCCCTGAGAAATGCATCCGAATACGCAACAATGCTCAACGCATGTGGCAGATGGGTAAAACCAAAGACAGGAAGCCTTGTCTGCTGCGGAGACAGGGGAGAAGCATACAGGGAGGCCGGCGATATGCTCAGGCACCACAGGTCAGTAATAAGAGAGATGATGGAGTACATCCTTGACACGGGGGTTACTGAGCTTTCAAATCTCCAGTATCTTCATGTAGGAGACAGGTTCCCTGACACAATCGTAGGTATCGGTGCGGGGATGGCTTTATCAAAACTGAACTGGAGACTTCCGATAATGATTATGTGCTACCTTCCCGACGACCCCGAACTCGTCAAAATTTCCATGCGCACAAACGAAAGAATGATCGCGGCGGGTATCGACCTTCAGGCCGCACTTATAGAAGCATCAGAGAAAATAGGCGGCGCAGGCGGAGGACATAAAATAGCTGCGGGTGCATATATATCCAGGAGTGCAGAAGAGGGGTTTGCAGAAAGTGTCAACAGAATCCTTAAAGAGCAGTTATCTGAAGCGCGTCAGGACAATTGCTGA
- a CDS encoding 50S ribosomal protein L15e, with protein MSKSMYSYVRDAWKCPDKSDVKVLLWHRMQEWRKEGSVVRVERPTRIDRARNLGYRAKQGIIVVRVKVRRGGRRKSRYIRGRRTARMGMRRATMGKSIQRIAEERATRRYVNMEVLNSYWVGEDGRSKWYEVILVDGNHPVIKNDSHLCWMSDSKHRGRAERGLTSAGVKGRGMSKKGKGTEHTRPSIRSNQNRGK; from the coding sequence ATGTCAAAATCAATGTACAGCTATGTCCGCGACGCATGGAAATGCCCGGACAAAAGTGATGTTAAAGTCCTTCTCTGGCACCGTATGCAGGAATGGCGCAAGGAAGGAAGCGTTGTACGCGTAGAAAGACCGACAAGAATTGACCGTGCAAGAAACCTCGGTTACCGTGCGAAGCAGGGTATAATCGTTGTGCGTGTGAAGGTCCGCCGCGGAGGACGCAGAAAGTCGCGTTATATAAGAGGACGCCGTACAGCCCGCATGGGGATGCGCCGCGCCACAATGGGCAAGAGCATCCAGAGAATTGCAGAAGAGCGTGCGACACGCAGATATGTGAACATGGAAGTCCTGAACTCCTACTGGGTAGGTGAAGACGGAAGATCGAAGTGGTATGAGGTAATTCTCGTTGACGGGAACCACCCCGTAATCAAAAACGATTCACATCTCTGCTGGATGTCAGACAGCAAACACCGCGGCCGTGCAGAACGCGGACTTACAAGTGCCGGTGTAAAAGGCCGTGGTATGAGCAAAAAGGGCAAGGGAACAGAACATACCCGTCCAAGCATACGCTCAAACCAGAACAGAGGAAAATAA
- a CDS encoding nascent polypeptide-associated complex protein yields the protein MIPGVNPKQMKQMMKKLGMKMEELEDVERVVVYTKKGNYVFEGAEVVTTTMQGATTYQIQGTPEFVEAEPEIPDDDVKMVSEQANVSDEEALNALKETKGDIAEAILKLSE from the coding sequence ATGATTCCGGGAGTTAACCCAAAACAGATGAAACAGATGATGAAAAAGCTCGGCATGAAGATGGAAGAGCTTGAGGATGTCGAGCGTGTCGTAGTCTATACCAAAAAGGGCAACTACGTCTTCGAAGGTGCCGAGGTAGTTACAACTACGATGCAGGGAGCAACCACATACCAGATTCAGGGGACGCCTGAGTTTGTCGAGGCCGAACCGGAAATCCCTGATGACGATGTAAAAATGGTCTCGGAGCAGGCGAACGTCTCCGACGAAGAGGCCCTTAATGCTCTTAAAGAGACGAAAGGCGATATTGCAGAAGCAATTCTGAAACTGTCGGAATAA
- the moaC gene encoding cyclic pyranopterin monophosphate synthase MoaC, with translation MAEFTHIRDDKAYMVDVTGKPDVGRSAVASGRIYLREETMDAIRKGEVIKGNVLATARVAGIMGVKRTSDLIPMCHPLPIGGISIDFEDGGDENFIEAICTVKTYGKTGVEMEALTGISVALLAVWDMVKSAEKDENGQYPETAIEDIHVVKKEKTA, from the coding sequence ATGGCTGAATTCACACACATCAGGGACGATAAAGCGTATATGGTTGACGTCACAGGAAAACCTGACGTCGGAAGAAGTGCTGTTGCAAGCGGAAGGATATACCTTCGCGAGGAGACCATGGATGCTATAAGAAAAGGCGAAGTAATAAAGGGCAATGTCCTTGCAACGGCAAGGGTTGCAGGAATTATGGGCGTTAAAAGGACATCTGATCTTATTCCTATGTGTCACCCTCTTCCAATCGGGGGTATCTCAATAGATTTCGAAGACGGCGGTGACGAAAACTTCATCGAAGCCATATGCACGGTGAAGACATACGGCAAAACAGGAGTCGAAATGGAGGCCCTGACCGGAATCTCTGTAGCGCTTCTTGCAGTGTGGGACATGGTGAAGTCCGCGGAAAAGGATGAAAACGGCCAGTATCCCGAGACCGCAATAGAAGATATACATGTTGTAAAAAAGGAAAAAACTGCCTAA
- a CDS encoding PUA domain-containing protein has translation MSTESLKSSYLKRVRTIADYQFGKGVGEGLFPEECDFKLSSTKRIRYVLLGEDRLATLRAGDGRLTLSLNGAKRLFDCLGAPDYRVIIKDEVREFIAQGKNAMAKHVVSADGQIRSGDEVIVCDEEGLLLATGNALLSGEEMAAFNYGVAVQIRKGS, from the coding sequence GTGTCAACAGAATCCTTAAAGAGCAGTTATCTGAAGCGCGTCAGGACAATTGCTGACTACCAGTTCGGGAAAGGTGTCGGAGAAGGCCTTTTTCCCGAAGAATGCGATTTCAAACTGTCATCTACGAAAAGAATAAGGTACGTCCTTTTGGGGGAAGACAGGCTTGCAACGCTTCGGGCGGGCGACGGACGCCTTACCCTCAGTCTGAACGGGGCAAAGAGGCTTTTTGACTGTCTCGGGGCACCGGACTACAGGGTAATAATAAAAGACGAGGTACGTGAATTCATCGCACAGGGAAAAAACGCTATGGCAAAGCATGTCGTCAGTGCAGACGGACAGATAAGGTCGGGCGACGAAGTCATCGTGTGTGACGAAGAGGGCCTTCTTCTTGCAACAGGAAACGCTCTTCTGAGCGGAGAAGAAATGGCTGCATTTAATTATGGTGTAGCGGTACAAATTAGAAAAGGGAGTTGA
- a CDS encoding ribosome assembly factor SBDS, translated as MISLEQAVVARLESHGERFEILVDPDKAALIRQGENVNLEDAVAALFVFENASKTDKASDESLKKAFETTDFATIAEKIIKKGEIHLTSEQRKEMIEKKRSQVITFISRNSINPQTKLPHPPKRIEMAMEEARVSIDPFKHVDEQVKDVIKALRPILPIKFAEMRFAVRIPANYAPKAYGEIASSTTLEKEEWQRDGSWICVCRIPAGIQEEFYDMINRLSKGDGEVKILGQD; from the coding sequence ATGATATCTCTTGAGCAGGCAGTGGTTGCAAGGCTTGAGAGCCATGGCGAAAGGTTCGAAATCCTTGTTGACCCGGATAAGGCTGCTCTTATACGCCAGGGAGAAAATGTAAATCTCGAAGACGCTGTAGCAGCACTTTTTGTGTTTGAAAATGCCTCCAAAACTGACAAGGCATCAGATGAATCCCTGAAAAAAGCTTTTGAGACTACCGACTTTGCGACTATTGCGGAGAAGATAATAAAAAAAGGAGAGATTCACCTTACTTCCGAGCAAAGAAAGGAAATGATTGAGAAAAAGCGCAGCCAGGTGATTACGTTTATCTCAAGAAATTCCATAAACCCGCAGACAAAACTCCCGCACCCGCCGAAAAGAATCGAGATGGCTATGGAAGAGGCCAGGGTGAGCATAGACCCGTTCAAGCATGTAGATGAACAGGTTAAGGATGTTATAAAGGCTTTAAGGCCTATTCTGCCTATAAAATTTGCCGAAATGAGGTTTGCAGTCAGAATCCCTGCAAATTATGCGCCAAAGGCATACGGTGAAATTGCCTCCTCCACAACCCTTGAGAAGGAAGAGTGGCAGAGAGACGGGTCTTGGATATGCGTGTGCAGAATCCCTGCCGGAATTCAGGAGGAGTTCTACGATATGATAAACCGTCTTAGCAAAGGTGACGGAGAAGTGAAAATCCTCGGTCAGGATTAG
- a CDS encoding EFR1 family ferrodoxin (N-terminal region resembles flavodoxins. C-terminal ferrodoxin region binds two 4Fe-4S clusters.) has product MESDEKTVLYYFTGTGNSLWAARELSKNMDDCEIISIANIMKNSPESIKPDATRVGIVCPVYAGGFPEIVAGFAEKLDLSDSRYTFLLATFAGAGESIFAQYSKILKKKSKKLDGGFYVVMPNNYVCLFDVLPEDKETGTIEAAKSKIESVASAVLLEKKEIQKGHYITNFFNHKFYKRMIKNLHSMDSSFFADERCNGCRTCEAVCPVGNITVENGNPVWHHNCQYCYGCINFCPREAIQAGKGTQKKGRYHNREITVQDMIDQRETAVADNGRRGPE; this is encoded by the coding sequence ATGGAATCCGATGAAAAGACTGTCCTTTATTATTTCACGGGAACCGGAAATTCCCTGTGGGCGGCAAGGGAGCTTTCCAAAAATATGGATGACTGTGAAATAATCTCAATTGCGAATATCATGAAAAACAGTCCGGAATCAATAAAGCCAGATGCGACAAGGGTAGGAATCGTATGCCCCGTATATGCAGGAGGTTTTCCGGAAATAGTTGCGGGATTTGCCGAAAAACTTGATCTTTCCGACAGCAGGTACACCTTTCTTCTGGCGACGTTTGCGGGTGCGGGCGAGAGCATATTTGCGCAGTACAGCAAAATTCTGAAGAAAAAATCGAAAAAACTTGATGGCGGTTTTTACGTTGTTATGCCGAACAACTACGTCTGCCTGTTCGATGTCCTTCCTGAAGACAAGGAAACAGGAACGATTGAGGCTGCCAAATCGAAAATCGAGTCTGTGGCTTCTGCGGTCCTTCTTGAAAAGAAGGAAATCCAGAAAGGGCATTATATAACCAATTTTTTCAACCATAAATTCTATAAGAGGATGATAAAAAACCTGCACAGCATGGACTCCTCATTTTTTGCAGATGAAAGGTGCAACGGGTGCAGGACCTGCGAGGCGGTATGCCCCGTCGGAAACATCACCGTTGAAAACGGCAATCCGGTATGGCACCACAACTGCCAGTACTGTTACGGCTGCATAAATTTCTGTCCGCGTGAGGCTATCCAGGCAGGTAAAGGTACGCAGAAAAAAGGAAGGTATCATAATCGGGAAATAACCGTCCAGGATATGATAGACCAGAGAGAAACGGCAGTGGCTGATAATGGAAGACGAGGACCTGAGTAA
- the pyrB gene encoding aspartate carbamoyltransferase — MHHIISIKDFGRDEIDALLKKAHNIQSMGSYKRTLTGKLVALLFFEPSTRTRMSFASALSRLGGDAITVDSIEGSSISKGETLADTVRVVSSYVDAIVLRHPKEGAARLASEFSSVPVINAGDGAGQHPSQTLLDLYTIKENMPLDNIDVGLLGDLRYGRTAHSLSYALSNYDVRLHTIAPKGLEIPQWLSKELSERGMKIIEHHSVEDAIKDLDVLYATRIQRERFPDSASYSRIAHSYRITPKTLDGVRENLILLHPLPRAGEIDPRVDSLPYAKYFRQAENGIPVRMAMLEEVML, encoded by the coding sequence ATGCATCATATAATATCCATCAAAGACTTTGGACGTGATGAGATTGACGCTTTGCTCAAAAAAGCTCATAATATCCAAAGTATGGGCAGCTACAAACGCACCCTGACCGGAAAACTCGTTGCACTTCTCTTTTTTGAACCAAGTACCAGAACAAGAATGTCTTTTGCCTCAGCCCTTTCACGCCTTGGAGGAGACGCCATAACCGTTGACAGCATCGAGGGAAGCTCCATCTCAAAAGGTGAGACCCTTGCTGATACGGTGCGCGTAGTAAGCAGCTATGTGGACGCGATTGTCTTAAGGCACCCTAAAGAGGGAGCGGCAAGGCTTGCGTCGGAATTTTCCTCTGTTCCGGTAATTAACGCCGGAGACGGCGCGGGACAGCACCCCTCGCAGACGCTTCTTGACCTCTATACAATAAAGGAGAATATGCCACTTGACAATATCGATGTAGGTCTTTTAGGGGATTTGAGGTACGGCAGAACGGCACACTCTCTGTCATACGCCCTTTCAAACTACGACGTAAGGCTTCACACTATAGCCCCGAAAGGACTTGAAATTCCGCAGTGGCTTTCAAAAGAGCTCAGTGAAAGAGGAATGAAAATAATTGAGCACCATAGTGTTGAAGACGCAATAAAAGACCTTGACGTGCTGTACGCGACAAGGATTCAGCGCGAAAGATTTCCCGATTCCGCAAGTTACTCAAGGATTGCCCATTCATACAGGATAACTCCCAAAACGCTAGACGGCGTTCGTGAAAATCTTATCCTCCTTCACCCGCTCCCCCGTGCAGGAGAAATAGACCCGCGTGTCGACAGTCTTCCCTATGCAAAATACTTCAGGCAGGCCGAAAACGGAATTCCTGTCAGGATGGCTATGCTTGAGGAGGTTATGCTATGA
- a CDS encoding RNase P subunit p30 family protein: MVLSDACVFVYPDGDTSVRRMALESRYLGIERILCAGYSGCNSYSGVFVVGAVCLRPKDFRNFMSSLKKTGSYDIITVAAGDAGLNRSLISSGRIHILRGIEYAPKKAFDDVCALNAAEKGTAIDINLSSLTRKKGILRQKALDSFSEILKFQRKFGFSLTLSSGARSCTELLSVRDMENLCGLFGMTDDEVKSALNSVDSLLSPCGPVEVI; this comes from the coding sequence ATGGTATTATCCGACGCCTGCGTATTTGTATATCCTGACGGCGATACTTCAGTCAGGAGAATGGCTCTTGAATCCAGGTACCTTGGCATAGAGAGAATTTTATGCGCAGGTTACAGTGGCTGTAACAGCTATTCCGGGGTTTTTGTTGTCGGAGCAGTATGTCTGCGCCCGAAGGACTTCAGAAATTTTATGAGTTCTTTGAAAAAAACCGGAAGTTATGATATCATAACGGTTGCCGCAGGAGATGCCGGGCTAAACCGTTCACTTATCTCATCAGGAAGAATACATATTCTGCGCGGAATAGAGTATGCGCCAAAAAAGGCTTTTGATGATGTATGTGCCCTTAACGCAGCCGAAAAAGGTACTGCGATAGACATCAACCTGTCGTCACTTACCCGGAAAAAAGGTATTTTAAGGCAAAAGGCACTGGATTCCTTCTCTGAAATCCTTAAATTCCAAAGAAAGTTCGGGTTTTCACTGACTCTCTCTTCAGGTGCACGTTCATGCACTGAGCTCCTTTCAGTCCGTGATATGGAAAATCTCTGTGGCCTTTTCGGGATGACGGATGATGAGGTGAAGTCCGCGCTGAATTCGGTTGACAGTCTTCTTTCTCCATGCGGTCCTGTGGAGGTTATCTGA